A genomic region of Aureimonas populi contains the following coding sequences:
- a CDS encoding DEAD/DEAH box helicase — protein MPFSDLGLSAKVLSAVEAAGYTEPTPIQAQAIPHALERKDVLGIAQTGTGKTASFVLPMLTLLEKGRARARMPRTLILEPTRELAAQVEENFTKYGANSKVDVALLIGGVSFDEQIKKLDRGVDVLIATPGRLLDHFERGRLLMTGVEILVIDEADRMLDMGFIPDIERICKMIPFTRQTLFFSATMPPEITRLTEQFLQNPVRVEVAKASSTAQTVEQRLVASRKEDYEKRETLRKIVRAQGEDLTNAIIFCNRKRDVSLLFRSLEKHGFSVGALHGDMDQRARTMTLQGFRDNKITLLVASDVAARGLDIPMVSHVFNFDVPIHAEDYVHRIGRTGRAGRSGKAFTLVTKADKKYLDAIEKLIGREIDWLDGDLTSLPALEEDDDRPARGRGAKRLTERKPRGGRAKTAKADDATTDEAINSEPAIDAPEPVAVEADAPNPRTRKRAPAKTAKQPEVVPSAPVAPSPAPAPRNVDNNRRRGGGGEATPLGFGDDVPAFMLITTGT, from the coding sequence ATGCCCTTTTCCGATCTCGGCCTGAGCGCCAAGGTTCTGTCCGCCGTCGAGGCTGCGGGTTACACCGAGCCGACGCCGATCCAGGCACAGGCCATTCCTCACGCTCTCGAGCGAAAGGATGTGCTTGGCATCGCGCAGACCGGGACGGGCAAGACCGCCTCTTTCGTTCTGCCCATGCTGACCTTGCTGGAAAAGGGGCGAGCGCGGGCTCGAATGCCGCGGACCCTCATCCTGGAGCCGACTCGCGAACTGGCCGCGCAGGTGGAGGAGAACTTCACCAAATATGGCGCGAATTCCAAGGTCGATGTCGCGCTTCTCATCGGCGGTGTCTCGTTCGACGAGCAGATCAAGAAGCTCGACCGGGGTGTCGATGTGCTGATCGCGACCCCCGGGCGCCTGCTCGACCATTTCGAGCGAGGGCGGCTTCTGATGACGGGCGTCGAGATTCTCGTGATCGACGAGGCGGATCGGATGCTCGACATGGGATTCATCCCGGACATCGAGCGGATCTGCAAGATGATTCCCTTCACCCGGCAGACGCTGTTCTTCTCCGCGACCATGCCGCCGGAAATCACGCGCCTGACGGAGCAGTTCCTCCAGAACCCGGTCCGCGTCGAAGTCGCCAAGGCCTCGTCCACCGCGCAGACGGTGGAGCAGCGCCTCGTCGCCTCGCGCAAGGAGGATTACGAGAAGCGCGAGACATTGCGAAAGATCGTCCGGGCGCAGGGTGAGGATCTCACCAACGCGATCATCTTCTGCAATCGCAAGCGCGACGTCTCGCTGCTTTTCCGCTCTCTTGAAAAGCACGGCTTCTCCGTTGGCGCCCTTCACGGCGACATGGACCAGCGCGCCCGCACGATGACGCTTCAGGGGTTCCGGGACAACAAGATCACGCTGCTGGTCGCTTCGGACGTGGCTGCGCGCGGTCTCGATATCCCGATGGTGAGCCACGTCTTCAATTTCGACGTCCCCATTCACGCGGAAGATTATGTTCACCGTATCGGGCGCACCGGTCGCGCAGGCCGCTCCGGCAAGGCCTTCACGCTCGTGACGAAGGCGGACAAGAAGTATCTCGACGCCATCGAGAAGCTGATCGGGCGCGAGATCGATTGGCTGGATGGCGATCTGACCTCGCTGCCGGCCCTCGAAGAGGATGACGACCGACCCGCGCGCGGCCGAGGCGCTAAGCGCCTGACCGAGCGCAAGCCGCGCGGCGGACGGGCGAAGACCGCCAAAGCCGATGACGCCACGACGGACGAGGCGATCAATTCGGAGCCGGCCATTGATGCGCCGGAGCCTGTTGCCGTCGAGGCGGACGCGCCGAACCCGCGCACCAGGAAGCGCGCACCGGCGAAAACAGCCAAGCAGCCTGAAGTTGTTCCATCTGCGCCCGTGGCCCCCTCACCTGCGCCTGCCCCGCGAAACGTGGATAACAACCGCAGGCGTGGAGGCGGCGGCGAAGCGACGCCGCTTGGTTTCGGCGACGACGTGCCGGCCTTCATGCTGATCACCACCGGCACCTAA
- the sufA gene encoding Fe-S cluster assembly scaffold SufA, whose protein sequence is MGRFSVLTMTDAAAARVREIVAAKGDEALGIRVGVKKGGCAGMEYTIGLATESAPGEDSVEREGARVFVAPEAVLFLLGTEMDYEETTLRSGFTFRNPNQTSACGCGESVELKMADPAALAPAG, encoded by the coding sequence ATGGGCCGCTTCTCTGTTTTGACCATGACCGACGCTGCCGCCGCCCGTGTGCGCGAGATCGTGGCGGCGAAGGGTGACGAGGCGCTCGGCATCCGCGTCGGCGTCAAGAAGGGCGGCTGCGCCGGCATGGAATATACGATCGGCCTGGCGACCGAATCGGCGCCCGGCGAGGATTCGGTGGAACGCGAAGGCGCGCGCGTTTTCGTGGCGCCTGAAGCCGTGCTCTTCCTGCTCGGCACGGAAATGGACTACGAGGAAACCACGCTCCGCTCCGGCTTCACCTTCCGCAACCCGAACCAGACCTCGGCCTGCGGGTGCGGTGAGTCGGTTGAGTTGAAGATGGCCGATCCCGCCGCGCTGGCGCCGGCCGGCTAA
- a CDS encoding VOC family protein — MAATDFYRNVLGLKPIFSESRMAVYELGPASVLILFVKGATLEPVETPGGTIPPHDAGGAIHVAFAVAEESLPKWRARFDQFAITVASEVTWKQGGTSLYLHDPSGNLVELATPGLWPNYPRRLR; from the coding sequence ATGGCGGCGACGGACTTTTACCGCAACGTGCTCGGCCTGAAGCCGATCTTCTCCGAATCCCGCATGGCCGTTTATGAACTCGGCCCTGCCTCCGTGCTGATCCTGTTCGTGAAGGGCGCGACGCTTGAACCGGTGGAGACACCGGGCGGAACCATCCCGCCGCATGATGCCGGCGGCGCCATCCATGTCGCCTTCGCCGTGGCGGAGGAAAGCCTGCCGAAATGGCGCGCGCGGTTCGATCAATTCGCGATTACGGTCGCCAGCGAGGTGACTTGGAAGCAGGGCGGCACCAGCCTTTACTTGCACGATCCATCCGGCAACCTCGTCGAACTCGCCACTCCCGGCCTCTGGCCGAACTATCCGCGACGCTTGCGCTGA
- a CDS encoding SUF system Fe-S cluster assembly protein — translation MDETDLKAAPAASTAEANIAMAGGPAAGSTIPPEELTRLTDEIVAALKTVYDPEIPADIYELGLIYKIDIDDDRNVDVEMTLTAPGCPVAGEMPTWVENAIASVGGVQSVKVELVFDPPWTPERMSEEAQVAVGWY, via the coding sequence ATGGACGAGACGGATCTGAAAGCCGCCCCCGCGGCAAGCACCGCCGAGGCCAACATAGCGATGGCAGGCGGCCCCGCGGCCGGCTCCACCATCCCCCCGGAAGAGCTGACGCGGCTGACGGACGAGATCGTCGCCGCGTTGAAGACGGTGTACGATCCCGAGATTCCGGCGGACATCTACGAGTTGGGCCTGATCTACAAGATCGACATCGACGACGACCGCAATGTCGATGTCGAGATGACCCTGACAGCGCCCGGCTGCCCGGTGGCCGGCGAGATGCCGACCTGGGTCGAGAATGCCATCGCCTCGGTGGGCGGCGTTCAGTCGGTGAAGGTCGAACTGGTCTTCGATCCTCCATGGACGCCGGAGCGCATGAGCGAGGAAGCGCAGGTCGCGGTCGGCTGGTATTGA
- a CDS encoding cysteine desulfurase, with protein sequence MDNRTLAYDVEAIRRDFPILSKEIYGKPLVYLDNGASAQKPKAVLDAIQKAYSEDYANVHRGLHFLSNKATEEFEAARETVRGFLNAGSSEEVVFTRSATEAINLVAYGYGMPEIGEGDEIVLTIMEHHSNIVPWHFIRERQGARLVFVPVEDDGSISVEAFERAITPRTKLVAMTHMSNVLGTVTPVKEVVALAHSRGIPVLVDGSQSAVHLPVDVRSLDCDFYVFTGHKVYGPTGIGILYGKAGMLEKMRPFNGGGEMIVEVSEDNVTYNAPPHRFEAGTPPIVQAIALGAALNYMSGRGREAILAHEESLRDYAHERLKAINSLRIYGEAPGKGAIVSFDLEGIHAHDVSMVIDREGVAVRAGTHCAQPLLKRFGATSTCRASFGLYNTHAEIDILAEALEKARRFFA encoded by the coding sequence ATGGATAATCGGACACTCGCCTACGACGTCGAAGCCATCCGGCGCGATTTCCCCATCCTCTCTAAGGAGATCTATGGGAAACCGCTCGTCTATCTCGACAACGGCGCCTCGGCCCAGAAGCCGAAGGCCGTGCTCGATGCGATCCAAAAGGCCTATAGCGAGGACTACGCGAACGTTCATCGCGGGCTGCACTTCCTCTCCAACAAGGCCACGGAGGAGTTCGAGGCCGCGCGCGAGACCGTGCGCGGCTTTCTTAACGCCGGCAGCAGCGAGGAAGTCGTCTTCACCCGCTCGGCGACGGAGGCAATAAACCTCGTCGCCTATGGCTACGGAATGCCGGAGATCGGCGAGGGCGACGAGATCGTGCTCACCATCATGGAGCATCACTCCAACATCGTCCCGTGGCACTTCATACGGGAGCGGCAGGGTGCCAGGCTCGTCTTCGTACCGGTGGAGGATGACGGGTCCATCTCGGTCGAGGCCTTCGAGCGCGCCATCACGCCGCGCACCAAGCTCGTGGCGATGACGCACATGTCGAACGTGCTGGGCACGGTGACGCCGGTGAAGGAAGTCGTCGCACTCGCCCATTCGCGTGGCATTCCGGTGCTGGTGGATGGAAGCCAGAGCGCGGTGCATCTGCCCGTCGATGTGCGGAGTCTCGACTGCGACTTCTACGTCTTCACGGGCCATAAGGTCTACGGCCCGACCGGCATCGGCATTCTCTACGGCAAGGCCGGGATGCTTGAGAAAATGCGCCCGTTCAACGGCGGCGGCGAGATGATCGTCGAGGTGAGCGAGGACAACGTCACCTACAATGCGCCGCCGCACCGGTTCGAAGCGGGCACCCCGCCGATCGTGCAGGCGATCGCGCTAGGCGCGGCGCTGAACTATATGAGCGGGCGCGGCCGCGAGGCGATTCTCGCCCACGAGGAGAGCCTGCGCGATTACGCCCATGAACGCCTCAAGGCGATCAACTCGCTTCGTATCTACGGCGAGGCTCCGGGCAAGGGCGCGATTGTTTCCTTCGACCTGGAAGGTATCCACGCCCACGACGTGTCCATGGTGATCGATCGCGAGGGCGTGGCGGTGCGTGCCGGCACGCATTGCGCCCAGCCGCTGTTGAAGCGGTTCGGCGCGACCTCTACATGCCGGGCGTCGTTCGGGTTATACAACACCCATGCCGAGATCGACATCTTGGCCGAGGCGCTGGAAAAAGCACGGCGATTCTTCGCCTGA
- the sufD gene encoding Fe-S cluster assembly protein SufD, whose product MSLANTRTPAETALIQRAEGSLAVSDANRQAALEKLRAEGLPSRRVEAWHYTDLRALLGRRPTDAGSVAATSYLSPLLAGSAVVELGAEPSGNDPVAGVHIERSESPLDWNRPVNHLDRDFDTVRVLNTALGATGSSISIADAAQVAAPLELRAEPRSGGSHAFSSVFLGAKSKAVVVERLSPGSSTALSTAVNELTLGDGAEVLWIVDNAKGEGESHLGQLNVRLGADSLLRVFILNAGGAVVRTEIHAVTEGEGADIQIRGVNLLQEGQHVDVTTTLNHLVANTTSTEIFRNVVTGGHGVFQGMIRVAKGAQKTDARLACNSLLLSDEGDFSAKPELEIFADDVQCGHGATAGEINADHLFYLMSRGIPEHTARALLVKAFVDEVVEEIEHEAAVEALEARIDEWLAVERTARKVAAA is encoded by the coding sequence ATGTCGCTTGCCAACACCCGCACCCCCGCCGAGACCGCGCTGATCCAGCGCGCCGAGGGAAGCCTCGCCGTTTCCGATGCCAACCGGCAGGCGGCGCTGGAGAAGCTGCGCGCGGAAGGGCTGCCAAGCCGCCGCGTGGAGGCGTGGCACTATACCGACCTTCGCGCCCTTCTGGGCCGCCGCCCGACGGACGCCGGCTCGGTGGCGGCCACGAGCTATCTCTCTCCGCTTCTGGCGGGCAGCGCCGTCGTGGAACTCGGGGCCGAACCCTCCGGCAACGATCCGGTGGCCGGCGTGCATATCGAGCGCTCCGAAAGCCCGCTCGACTGGAACCGCCCGGTCAACCATCTGGACCGCGACTTCGACACGGTTCGGGTTCTGAACACCGCGCTCGGCGCGACGGGGTCTTCCATATCGATCGCCGATGCCGCGCAGGTGGCGGCGCCTCTGGAGCTGCGAGCCGAACCGCGCAGCGGCGGCAGCCATGCCTTCTCCTCGGTCTTCCTCGGCGCGAAGTCCAAGGCGGTGGTGGTGGAGCGCCTTTCGCCCGGATCGTCCACCGCGCTTTCGACGGCTGTGAACGAACTGACGCTCGGCGACGGGGCCGAGGTGCTCTGGATCGTCGACAACGCCAAGGGGGAGGGCGAAAGCCATCTCGGCCAACTGAATGTGCGGCTGGGCGCCGATTCGCTTCTGCGCGTCTTCATCCTCAATGCCGGCGGCGCGGTGGTGAGGACCGAAATCCACGCCGTGACGGAAGGCGAGGGGGCGGACATCCAGATTCGCGGCGTGAACCTTCTTCAGGAAGGCCAGCATGTGGACGTCACCACGACCTTGAACCATCTCGTCGCCAACACGACTTCGACGGAAATCTTCCGCAATGTCGTGACGGGCGGCCACGGCGTCTTCCAGGGGATGATCCGCGTTGCGAAGGGCGCACAGAAGACCGATGCGCGCCTGGCCTGCAACTCTCTTCTCCTGTCGGACGAGGGAGACTTCTCGGCCAAGCCGGAGCTTGAAATCTTCGCCGACGACGTTCAATGCGGCCACGGCGCGACAGCGGGCGAGATCAACGCCGACCATCTGTTCTATCTGATGAGCCGCGGCATTCCCGAGCACACTGCCCGCGCGCTCCTCGTAAAGGCCTTTGTCGACGAGGTGGTCGAGGAGATCGAGCACGAGGCGGCCGTGGAGGCGCTGGAGGCGCGGATCGACGAGTGGCTGGCCGTGGAGCGCACGGCGCGCAAGGTGGCGGCGGCTTGA
- the sufC gene encoding Fe-S cluster assembly ATPase SufC has translation MLEIRNLHARVADTDTEILRGLDLTVKAGEVAAIMGPNGSGKSTLSYIIAGREDYEVTEGDILYNGESILEMDASERAASGVFLAFQYPLEIPGVATMTFLKTALNAQRKARGEGELTTPDFMRRVKASAADLKIDPAMLKRPLNVGFSGGEKKRAEILQMALLEPRLCVMDETDSGLDIDALKIVSDGVNALRSPERAFLVITHYQRLLEHIVPDTVHVLYKGRIIRSGGKELALHLEEQGYAQVIDEAA, from the coding sequence ATGCTCGAAATCCGCAATCTCCACGCTCGCGTGGCCGATACCGACACCGAGATCCTGCGCGGGCTCGACCTGACGGTGAAAGCCGGTGAGGTGGCCGCGATCATGGGGCCGAACGGCTCCGGCAAGTCGACGCTCTCCTACATCATCGCGGGCCGCGAGGATTACGAGGTCACCGAGGGCGACATCCTCTATAATGGTGAGTCGATCCTCGAGATGGACGCATCCGAGCGCGCCGCCTCCGGCGTGTTCCTCGCCTTCCAGTACCCGCTGGAGATCCCGGGCGTCGCGACCATGACCTTCCTGAAGACGGCGCTGAACGCGCAGCGCAAGGCGCGCGGCGAAGGCGAATTGACGACGCCGGACTTCATGCGGCGTGTGAAAGCCTCGGCCGCCGATCTTAAGATCGACCCCGCCATGCTCAAGCGGCCACTGAATGTGGGCTTCTCGGGTGGCGAGAAGAAGCGCGCCGAAATCCTGCAGATGGCGCTGCTGGAGCCCAGGCTCTGCGTGATGGACGAGACCGATTCGGGTCTCGATATCGACGCCTTGAAGATCGTCTCTGACGGCGTGAACGCGCTGCGTTCGCCCGAGCGCGCCTTCCTCGTCATCACCCACTACCAGCGCCTTCTTGAGCATATCGTGCCCGATACGGTGCATGTGCTCTACAAGGGCCGCATCATCCGCTCCGGCGGGAAGGAACTGGCGCTGCACCTGGAAGAGCAGGGCTACGCCCAGGTCATCGACGAGGCGGCCTGA
- the sufB gene encoding Fe-S cluster assembly protein SufB, which produces MPAVQETIDQVRRIDVDQYKYGFETLIEMDVAPKGLNEDIIRLISAKKDEPEWMLEWRLAAFERWKTMESPGWARLDYPEIDFQDIHYYAAPKSMSGPASLDEVDPEILRTYEKLGIPLREQEILAGVVKPAPVAQYDEDGNEIAPAEERRVAVDAVFDSVSVATTFKKELEKAGVIFMPISEALREHPELVRKYLGSVVPVSDNFFATLNSAVFTDGSFVYVPPGVRCPMELSTYFRINERNTGQFERTLIIADKGSYVSYLEGCTAPQRDENQLHAAVVELVALEDAEIKYSTVQNWYPGDKEGKGGIYNFVTKRGDCRGDNSRISWTQVETGSAITWKYPSCILRGDNSRGEFYSIAVSNGYQQIDSGTKMIHLGKNTSSRIISKGISAGNSNNTYRGQVTAMRKAAHARNFTQCDSLLIGEECGAHTVPYIEAKNSTAQFEHEATTSKISEDQLFYCMQRGIPEEEAVALIVNGFVKDVIQQLPMEFAVEAQKLIGISLEGSVG; this is translated from the coding sequence ATGCCCGCAGTCCAGGAAACGATCGATCAGGTTCGCCGGATCGACGTCGATCAGTACAAGTACGGCTTCGAAACGCTGATCGAGATGGATGTCGCCCCCAAAGGGCTGAACGAAGACATCATCCGCCTCATCTCGGCGAAGAAGGACGAGCCGGAATGGATGCTGGAATGGCGCCTGGCCGCCTTCGAGCGGTGGAAGACCATGGAGAGCCCGGGCTGGGCGCGTCTCGACTATCCCGAGATCGACTTCCAGGACATTCATTACTACGCCGCGCCCAAATCCATGTCCGGCCCCGCTTCGCTCGACGAGGTGGACCCGGAGATCCTGAGGACCTACGAAAAGCTCGGCATCCCGCTTCGCGAGCAGGAGATTCTCGCCGGCGTGGTGAAGCCGGCTCCCGTCGCTCAGTATGATGAGGACGGCAACGAGATCGCGCCCGCAGAAGAGCGGCGCGTCGCGGTGGACGCCGTGTTCGATTCGGTCTCGGTGGCCACGACCTTCAAGAAGGAGCTGGAGAAGGCCGGGGTGATCTTCATGCCGATCTCGGAGGCGCTGCGTGAGCATCCCGAGCTGGTGAGGAAGTATCTCGGCTCGGTCGTGCCGGTGTCGGACAATTTCTTCGCGACGCTGAACTCCGCCGTCTTCACGGATGGCTCTTTCGTCTATGTGCCGCCGGGCGTACGATGCCCGATGGAGCTTTCCACCTATTTCCGCATCAACGAGCGGAACACGGGGCAGTTCGAGCGCACGCTCATCATCGCCGACAAGGGCTCCTACGTCTCCTATCTGGAAGGCTGCACCGCGCCGCAGCGCGACGAGAACCAGCTTCACGCCGCCGTGGTGGAGCTGGTCGCCCTCGAGGATGCCGAGATCAAGTATTCCACGGTCCAGAACTGGTATCCGGGCGATAAGGAAGGCAAGGGCGGCATCTACAATTTCGTCACCAAGCGCGGCGACTGCCGTGGCGACAATTCGCGCATTTCGTGGACGCAGGTGGAAACCGGCTCCGCGATCACCTGGAAGTATCCCTCCTGCATCCTGCGGGGCGACAATTCGCGTGGGGAATTCTACTCGATCGCCGTCTCCAACGGCTACCAGCAGATCGATTCCGGCACCAAGATGATCCATCTCGGCAAGAACACGTCGAGCCGCATCATCTCCAAGGGCATCTCGGCCGGCAATTCGAACAACACCTATCGCGGCCAGGTGACGGCCATGCGCAAGGCCGCGCATGCCCGCAACTTCACGCAGTGCGATTCCCTCCTGATCGGCGAGGAATGCGGCGCGCACACCGTGCCCTATATCGAGGCGAAGAACTCCACCGCGCAGTTCGAGCACGAGGCCACGACCTCGAAAATCTCCGAGGACCAGCTCTTCTACTGCATGCAGCGCGGCATCCCGGAGGAGGAGGCCGTGGCGCTGATCGTCAACGGCTTCGTCAAGGACGTCATCCAGCAGCTTCCGATGGAGTTCGCCGTGGAGGCGCAGAAGCTCATCGGAATCAGCCTGGAAGGCTCCGTCGGCTAA
- a CDS encoding cysteine desulfurase family protein has product MTAQTRFYFDHNASAPLVPEARAALVSALTAGNPSSVHREGRGVRALVEDAREAIAGLVHAAPDGVVFTSGASEAANAALVPLWHRDGMPVAISRLAVLETDHPCTQEGGRFEPAAITRLPVDRDGRLLPEALTRWLEAAGGQTSMLAITLANNESGVIQPIEPIRAALAGRDVVFVADAVQAAGRRPLDIAALGADAVILSGHKIGAVMGVGALVLRDAAFAPLPLVRGGGQERRHRAGTEAVPAIASFAAAARLAARRSKGEIERLRSLRARLESALEARGAVIIGSGAERLANTIFVTAPGLRAETAQIALDLKGFAVSAGSACASGKVASSPVLAAHARAGLPIDPSLGAVRISFGFETTEAEIDAMEAAIAPLIERAAASQAVLHDA; this is encoded by the coding sequence ATGACGGCGCAGACGCGATTCTATTTCGACCACAATGCCAGCGCCCCCCTGGTGCCGGAGGCGCGGGCGGCGCTCGTGTCGGCGCTGACGGCGGGCAATCCGTCCTCGGTCCATCGAGAGGGTCGTGGCGTGCGGGCCCTTGTGGAGGACGCGCGCGAGGCCATCGCGGGTCTGGTGCACGCCGCGCCGGACGGCGTCGTCTTCACCAGCGGCGCGAGCGAGGCGGCCAATGCCGCCCTCGTGCCGCTCTGGCATCGCGATGGTATGCCGGTGGCAATCTCCCGTCTGGCCGTTCTAGAAACGGACCATCCGTGCACGCAGGAGGGCGGGCGGTTTGAGCCGGCTGCGATCACGCGGCTGCCGGTGGACCGCGACGGCCGGCTGCTTCCGGAGGCGCTCACGCGCTGGCTGGAGGCGGCGGGCGGGCAAACCTCGATGCTGGCCATCACCCTTGCCAACAATGAAAGCGGCGTCATTCAGCCGATCGAGCCGATCCGCGCCGCGCTGGCGGGGCGCGACGTCGTCTTCGTCGCCGATGCGGTCCAGGCCGCGGGCCGCCGCCCTCTCGATATCGCGGCGCTGGGCGCCGATGCGGTGATCCTGTCGGGGCACAAGATCGGCGCGGTGATGGGTGTGGGCGCGCTCGTGCTCCGGGATGCCGCCTTCGCACCCCTGCCACTCGTCCGCGGGGGCGGGCAGGAGCGGCGCCACCGGGCGGGCACGGAAGCGGTGCCGGCCATCGCCAGCTTCGCGGCGGCCGCAAGGCTCGCCGCCCGTCGTTCGAAGGGCGAGATCGAACGGCTTCGCTCGCTGCGTGCCCGTCTGGAAAGCGCTTTGGAAGCGCGCGGGGCCGTGATCATCGGAAGCGGCGCCGAGCGCCTCGCCAACACGATCTTCGTCACGGCGCCCGGCCTGCGCGCGGAAACGGCGCAGATCGCGCTCGACCTGAAGGGGTTCGCCGTTTCCGCCGGCTCGGCCTGCGCGTCCGGCAAGGTGGCGTCGAGCCCGGTTCTGGCAGCCCATGCGAGAGCCGGCCTGCCCATCGACCCGAGCCTCGGGGCAGTGAGAATCAGTTTTGGCTTCGAGACGACAGAGGCCGAGATCGATGCTATGGAAGCAGCGATTGCGCCCTTGATCGAGCGGGCGGCCGCCTCGCAGGCCGTTCTCCACGACGCCTGA
- a CDS encoding alpha/beta hydrolase, whose protein sequence is MPEVIFNGPAGRLEGRYQAAKEKNAPIAIVLHPHPRFGGTMNNQIVYQLFYMFQERGFTTLRFNFRGIGRSQGEFDHGAGELSDAAAALDWVQTLHPDSKHCWVAGYSFGAWIGMQLLMRRPEIEGFMSISPQPNSYDFSFLAPCPSSGLIIHGDKDRVAPPKDVQTLVDKLKTQKGILITQKTLEGANHFYTDHTPELMAECADYLDRRLAGELSAPKRLK, encoded by the coding sequence ATGCCCGAAGTGATCTTCAACGGCCCTGCCGGCCGCCTGGAAGGCCGTTACCAGGCCGCCAAGGAAAAGAACGCTCCCATCGCCATCGTGCTGCATCCGCATCCGCGCTTCGGCGGCACGATGAACAACCAGATCGTCTACCAGCTCTTCTACATGTTCCAGGAGCGCGGCTTCACCACCTTGCGCTTCAACTTCCGGGGCATCGGGCGCAGCCAGGGCGAGTTCGACCACGGGGCGGGCGAACTGTCCGATGCCGCCGCCGCGCTGGATTGGGTGCAGACCCTGCATCCCGATTCCAAGCACTGCTGGGTGGCGGGCTATTCCTTCGGCGCCTGGATCGGCATGCAGCTCCTGATGCGCCGGCCGGAGATCGAGGGTTTCATGTCCATCTCCCCGCAGCCCAATTCCTACGACTTCTCGTTCCTGGCGCCCTGCCCGTCCTCGGGCCTCATCATCCATGGCGACAAGGACCGCGTGGCGCCCCCCAAGGACGTGCAGACGCTGGTGGACAAGCTGAAGACGCAGAAGGGCATCCTGATCACGCAGAAGACGCTGGAGGGGGCCAACCACTTCTACACCGATCACACGCCCGAGCTGATGGCCGAATGCGCGGACTATCTGGACCGCCGCCTTGCCGGCGAACTCTCCGCGCCCAAGCGCCTGAAGTAA
- the tyrS gene encoding tyrosine--tRNA ligase — protein sequence MTRFKSDFLRVLDERGFIHQISDPEGLDALALKGPITGYVGYDATATSIHIGNLITVTMLYWLQETGHKAISLMGGGTSMVGDPSFRDDQRRLLTPEQIQTNIDGIKRVFGNILRYDGPNPALMVNNADWLLKLNYVEFLRDVGRHFSVNRMLSFDSVKLRLDREQSLSFLEFNYMIMQGYDFTELNRRYGTVLQMGGSDQWGNIINGVDLSHRMGGPQLYALTTPLLTKASGEKMGKSASGAVWLNGDLFSPYDFWQYWRNTEDADVGRFLKIFTRLPLDEIARLAALGGSEINEAKKILATEATAIVHGREAATQAAETARTTFEEGRLAESLPTIEIASSELASGVGVLTLLVRAGLAGSNGEARRHVQGGAVRVNDQSVSDDRRIVGDGDLKEGVVKLSVGRKKHVLVRPAA from the coding sequence ATGACCCGCTTCAAGTCCGATTTCCTGCGCGTCCTCGACGAGCGCGGCTTCATTCACCAGATCTCCGACCCCGAAGGGCTGGACGCGCTGGCGCTGAAGGGACCGATCACCGGCTATGTTGGCTACGACGCCACGGCTACGTCGATCCATATCGGCAACCTCATCACCGTCACCATGCTCTACTGGTTGCAGGAGACGGGGCACAAGGCGATCAGCCTGATGGGGGGCGGCACGTCCATGGTGGGCGACCCCTCATTCCGCGACGACCAGCGCCGCCTTCTCACGCCCGAGCAGATCCAGACGAACATCGACGGCATCAAGCGCGTCTTCGGCAACATCCTTCGCTACGACGGCCCGAACCCGGCCTTGATGGTGAACAATGCCGACTGGCTCCTGAAGCTCAACTATGTCGAGTTCCTGCGCGACGTTGGCCGCCATTTCTCGGTCAATCGCATGCTGTCGTTCGATTCGGTGAAGCTGCGGCTCGACCGCGAGCAGTCGCTCAGCTTTCTCGAATTCAACTACATGATCATGCAGGGCTACGACTTCACCGAGCTGAACCGTCGCTACGGCACGGTGCTGCAGATGGGCGGCTCCGACCAATGGGGCAATATCATCAACGGGGTCGATCTTAGCCACCGCATGGGCGGCCCGCAGCTCTACGCGCTGACCACCCCGCTCCTCACCAAGGCGAGCGGCGAGAAGATGGGCAAGTCGGCCTCAGGCGCGGTCTGGCTGAACGGCGACCTCTTCAGCCCGTACGATTTCTGGCAATATTGGCGCAACACGGAGGATGCCGATGTCGGCCGCTTCCTGAAGATCTTCACGCGCCTGCCGCTCGACGAGATCGCGCGCCTCGCCGCTCTCGGCGGGTCGGAGATCAACGAGGCCAAGAAGATATTGGCAACCGAAGCCACCGCGATCGTCCACGGGCGCGAGGCCGCGACGCAGGCGGCCGAAACCGCCCGCACGACCTTCGAGGAAGGCAGGCTGGCCGAAAGCCTTCCCACCATCGAGATCGCTTCGTCCGAGCTGGCCTCGGGCGTCGGCGTGCTGACGCTCCTCGTGCGCGCGGGCCTTGCCGGGTCGAACGGCGAGGCGCGGCGCCATGTCCAGGGCGGCGCCGTAAGGGTGAACGACCAGTCCGTTTCGGACGATCGCAGGATCGTGGGCGACGGCGACCTGAAGGAGGGTGTCGTCAAGCTCTCGGTCGGACGCAAGAAGCACGTTCTCGTGCGCCCGGCGGCCTGA